GTGGATGTGACGCACCGTCCCGTTCTGCACCGTCTTCACGCGCTGGATGTTGGGCTTCCACACCCTCGCGGTGCGGTTGTTGGCGTGGGAGACGTTGTGCCCGAAACTCGGGGCCTTACCGCAGATCGCGCACTTGGCCATGGATTCCTCCGTAAATGGAAACCTGAATTACTACCACGGACGCCATGAAAACGCAATCCCCCCTCCATTCCGATCCTCGCCGGCGAAGGAAACGATCGCTCCGGCC
The bacterium genome window above contains:
- the rpmB gene encoding 50S ribosomal protein L28, with the protein product MAKCAICGKAPSFGHNVSHANNRTARVWKPNIQRVKTVQNGTVRHIHACTACIKSGRVVKAF